In one window of Caballeronia sp. TF1N1 DNA:
- a CDS encoding LacI family DNA-binding transcriptional regulator — MKTSATASEPTLPRPTMEDVAREAKVGRMTVSRALNQPELVSPESLAAVQAAIERLGYVQNLNAGSLASNRSKIIGAVIPTIENAFFSDTISGLSQALADKGYQLLLGQCRYDAAEEVRLIDAFVGRRVDGIMLIRTSTPAEVDKRIRRCGVPVIEAWDTSNDQIDMRIGFSHRDAGAAVARYLASKGRRNLGFLGSMDVRSTGRLQGFRAGAKQSGLHKIEAITLDRPMGINDAPEIFDRLLERRPDLDAVFCSSDMLAAGVLFECQRRGIRVPEDVAIMGFVDLPIAAATHPGITTIRVPSLEIGKLAGDMLLDYLEGKRPANPRIDLGFTIVERGSA; from the coding sequence ATGAAAACAAGCGCCACCGCGTCCGAACCCACCTTGCCCCGGCCCACCATGGAAGACGTCGCTCGCGAGGCGAAGGTCGGGCGCATGACCGTTTCGCGCGCGTTGAATCAGCCCGAGCTCGTATCGCCCGAATCGTTGGCGGCGGTGCAGGCCGCCATCGAAAGACTCGGTTACGTGCAGAACCTGAATGCAGGAAGCCTGGCGTCGAACCGGTCGAAGATCATCGGCGCGGTCATTCCGACTATCGAGAACGCGTTCTTTTCGGACACCATCAGCGGGCTGTCGCAAGCGCTGGCCGACAAGGGCTATCAGTTGCTGCTCGGTCAATGCCGTTACGACGCAGCCGAGGAAGTGCGGCTCATCGATGCCTTCGTCGGGCGACGCGTCGACGGCATCATGCTTATACGCACATCGACGCCGGCGGAAGTGGACAAGCGCATTCGCCGTTGCGGCGTTCCGGTGATCGAGGCATGGGACACGTCCAACGATCAGATCGACATGCGTATCGGTTTCTCGCATCGCGATGCCGGTGCTGCGGTGGCGCGCTATCTCGCAAGCAAGGGACGACGCAATCTCGGTTTTCTCGGCAGCATGGATGTCCGTTCGACCGGCCGCTTGCAGGGCTTTCGGGCGGGCGCGAAGCAGTCGGGGCTTCACAAGATCGAGGCCATCACGCTCGACCGGCCAATGGGCATCAACGACGCGCCCGAGATCTTCGACAGGCTGCTCGAACGCCGCCCGGACCTAGACGCCGTGTTCTGTTCCAGCGACATGCTCGCCGCGGGCGTGCTGTTCGAGTGTCAGCGGCGCGGCATACGCGTGCCGGAAGACGTCGCCATCATGGGCTTCGTGGACTTGCCCATCGCGGCGGCGACGCATCCGGGCATCACGACGATCCGCGTTCCATCGCTTGAAATCGGCAAGCTGGCGGGCGACATGCTGCTCGATTATCTCGAAGGCAAGCGCCCCGCGAATCCGCGTATCGACCTGGGCTTTACCATTGTCGAGCGAGGCAGCGCATGA
- a CDS encoding amino acid permease: MNAKHQSEASSDSDVSLLHKMGYAQELSRRMNGFSNFAVSFSIICILSGGITAFQLALSATGGASVGLGWPLGALFALIVAVSMAQIASAFPTAGGLYHWGSILGGKQLGWLTAWLNLIGLIFVISAINFGTYDPFFKTLIAPMFGVAPESLTWWHQTAFLAIITLSQALLNARGIKIASKITDLSGYLIFVVTIVLVVALLYYSSVPLDLHRLVTFTNFTGVDGGAWPKQSTPLAFLAGLLLVTYTITGFDASAHTSEETHDAARNVPKGIIGSVFWSAVFGYVMVCTFVLVMPDLTAGMKQGTGFFEAILAPIPTTLRVCLELAMFFINYVCGLAAIMSTSRMMYAFARDGGLPGSKFLRHVSPKHRTPGAAIWTCAILAILITLYGDAFSVLSAGSAVFLYISYAMPIALGMFAEGHGWTEKGPFQLGLWSKPLALLATVGACVLAYVGIQPPNEKVLYVLVGFVIALLVIWYGFGVRKTFAGPPSMKSDADMARIGKLEADVDQTVR; this comes from the coding sequence ATGAACGCAAAGCACCAGTCTGAAGCAAGCAGCGACAGCGACGTGAGCCTGTTGCACAAGATGGGTTATGCGCAGGAGTTGTCCCGGCGCATGAACGGCTTCTCGAACTTCGCGGTCTCGTTCTCGATCATCTGCATCCTGTCGGGCGGCATCACCGCTTTCCAGCTGGCGCTTTCGGCGACGGGCGGCGCGTCCGTCGGGCTCGGGTGGCCGCTTGGCGCGTTGTTCGCGTTGATCGTCGCGGTGTCGATGGCGCAGATCGCGTCCGCGTTTCCCACAGCGGGCGGGCTGTATCACTGGGGCTCGATCCTCGGCGGCAAGCAGTTGGGATGGCTCACGGCATGGCTCAACCTGATTGGTCTGATCTTCGTCATCAGCGCGATCAACTTCGGCACCTACGATCCGTTCTTCAAGACGCTGATCGCGCCGATGTTCGGCGTTGCGCCCGAAAGCCTGACGTGGTGGCACCAGACCGCGTTCCTCGCGATCATCACGTTGTCGCAGGCGCTGCTCAATGCACGCGGGATCAAGATCGCCAGCAAGATCACCGATCTCTCGGGCTATCTCATCTTCGTCGTCACCATCGTTCTGGTCGTGGCGCTGCTCTATTACTCGTCCGTGCCGCTCGATCTGCATCGGCTCGTCACGTTCACCAACTTCACGGGCGTCGATGGCGGCGCGTGGCCGAAGCAATCGACGCCGCTCGCGTTTCTCGCGGGCTTGCTGCTCGTGACGTACACCATCACCGGCTTCGACGCTTCCGCGCACACGTCCGAGGAAACGCACGATGCCGCGCGCAACGTGCCGAAAGGGATCATCGGCTCGGTGTTCTGGTCGGCGGTCTTTGGCTACGTCATGGTCTGCACCTTCGTGCTCGTCATGCCGGATCTCACGGCGGGCATGAAACAGGGCACCGGTTTCTTCGAAGCCATTCTCGCGCCGATTCCGACGACGTTGCGCGTGTGTCTCGAACTCGCGATGTTCTTCATCAACTATGTCTGCGGGCTTGCGGCCATCATGTCCACCTCGCGCATGATGTACGCGTTCGCGCGCGATGGCGGGCTGCCCGGCTCGAAGTTTTTGCGTCACGTGAGCCCGAAGCATCGCACGCCGGGCGCGGCGATCTGGACTTGCGCCATACTCGCCATTCTCATCACGCTGTATGGCGATGCCTTCTCCGTGCTCAGCGCCGGCAGCGCGGTCTTCCTGTACATTTCCTACGCGATGCCGATTGCGCTCGGCATGTTCGCCGAAGGCCATGGCTGGACCGAGAAGGGACCGTTCCAGCTCGGCCTCTGGTCCAAGCCGCTCGCGTTGCTGGCGACGGTCGGCGCGTGCGTGCTCGCGTATGTCGGCATTCAGCCGCCGAACGAAAAAGTGCTGTACGTGCTTGTTGGATTCGTGATCGCGTTGCTCGTCATCTGGTACGGCTTCGGGGTGCGCAAGACCTTTGCGGGTCCGCCGTCGATGAAGTCGGATGCGGATATGGCGCGCATCGGCAAGCTCGAAGCCGACGTCGATCAGACAGTGCGATAG
- a CDS encoding SDR family NAD(P)-dependent oxidoreductase, giving the protein MVSRNDGRLAGKVAIISGGAGGCGAAASELFAQQGAKVAIIDRDVDAAIALASRLNEAGFEALGLGADVSCQADVQKAVAAAKEQYGNADILFNHAGTLIVKPFLEIEESEWDWLMGVNVKSMFLMTQAVLPQMLEKGKGSIVCTSSISAVYATPGEVLYDATKGACHMFARAIAVEYRDRGIRCNAVAPGFIRTPHGMRELRDLQAMGVDATEAAIALQQGRLCEPSEVAAAALFLASDEASFVNGTHLFVDNGFSAV; this is encoded by the coding sequence ATGGTTTCCAGAAACGACGGCCGCCTCGCCGGCAAGGTGGCGATCATCAGCGGCGGCGCGGGTGGATGCGGCGCGGCGGCATCGGAACTGTTCGCGCAACAGGGCGCGAAGGTCGCCATCATCGACCGGGACGTGGATGCCGCCATTGCGCTCGCTTCCCGGCTCAACGAAGCGGGATTCGAAGCGCTAGGTCTGGGTGCGGACGTCTCCTGTCAAGCCGATGTCCAGAAAGCCGTCGCAGCCGCGAAAGAGCAATATGGCAACGCGGACATCCTCTTCAATCACGCCGGCACGCTGATCGTCAAACCGTTCCTCGAAATAGAGGAATCGGAATGGGACTGGCTGATGGGCGTGAACGTCAAAAGCATGTTCCTCATGACGCAGGCTGTCCTGCCGCAGATGCTCGAAAAGGGCAAGGGCAGCATTGTGTGCACCTCGTCGATCTCGGCGGTCTACGCCACGCCCGGCGAAGTGCTCTACGACGCGACCAAGGGCGCATGCCACATGTTCGCCCGCGCGATAGCCGTCGAATACCGCGATCGGGGCATTCGCTGCAACGCCGTGGCGCCTGGATTCATTCGCACGCCGCACGGCATGCGCGAGCTTCGCGACCTGCAGGCAATGGGTGTCGATGCCACTGAGGCCGCCATCGCGCTTCAGCAGGGCAGGCTTTGCGAGCCGTCCGAAGTCGCTGCTGCGGCGCTGTTTCTGGCATCCGACGAAGCGAGCTTCGTCAACGGAACGCATCTCTTCGTGGATAACGGCTTCTCCGCCGTGTAA
- a CDS encoding glutathione S-transferase family protein, whose amino-acid sequence MLKIHHLGHSQSERIVWLCEELDVPYELVKYTRDARTMLSPPELVALHPLGAAPLIEVDGMLLAESAAIVEFILARHDDGRLQHAPDHPDFASYLYWFHFANGNLQPVMGRSMMIGRAGLPPDHPVQTAVQGRLDKVLALIEDRLGQADYLAGSDFTAADIMSVFSLTTMRIFQPLDLSPYPNIRTYLQRIGERPAYRRAMKKGDPDLTPMLT is encoded by the coding sequence ATGCTGAAAATCCATCACCTCGGGCACTCGCAATCCGAGCGTATCGTCTGGCTGTGCGAGGAGCTCGATGTTCCATACGAGCTCGTCAAGTACACGCGCGATGCACGCACCATGCTGTCACCGCCCGAACTCGTCGCGTTGCATCCGCTGGGCGCGGCGCCGCTCATCGAAGTCGATGGCATGTTGCTCGCCGAGTCCGCGGCTATCGTCGAGTTCATTCTCGCGCGCCATGACGACGGCAGATTGCAGCACGCGCCGGATCATCCCGACTTCGCGTCCTATCTCTACTGGTTTCACTTCGCGAACGGCAACCTGCAGCCGGTCATGGGACGCTCGATGATGATCGGCCGCGCCGGTTTGCCGCCGGATCATCCGGTGCAAACCGCCGTGCAGGGACGGCTCGATAAAGTGCTGGCGCTCATCGAAGATCGGCTGGGACAGGCGGACTATCTCGCGGGTAGCGACTTCACGGCCGCCGACATCATGAGCGTATTTTCGTTGACCACCATGCGTATTTTTCAGCCGCTGGACCTTTCACCGTATCCCAACATACGGACATATCTGCAACGAATCGGCGAACGCCCGGCGTATCGGCGAGCGATGAAGAAGGGCGATCCCGACCTGACGCCGATGCTTACCTAG
- a CDS encoding phosphocholine-specific phospholipase C yields the protein MTFSPSKRSFIKTSLGTAASAAVLSTFPPAIRRALAIDANNVTGTIRDVQHVVLLMLENRSFDSYFGTFKGVRGYGDRFAIPSPNGANVFYQNYTSSGSTSTLIPYHLDESKGNALRAGSTPHTWSDSQAAWDNGRMAAWPTAKKPLSMGYYETVEVPFHRALADAFTLCDSYHCGMHTGTIANRLFYWTGTNGPNGLSPSTNAPVKVAALNNEFNGGNDIGSSSTGWTWTTYADRLQNAGVSWKVYQSLIDNFGCNEMMSFRHWRTAIEQMPAARRPVYVANTDITQPVTAAGAFYDSSIDDALSPLAKGFGNTMPQGFLETFRDDIQKGTLPAVSWIIPPSVYSEHPGPSSPTQGGWYVQEVLDALTANPDVWSKTVLLVNYDENDGFFDHLPPPSAPSHASDGTLAGASTLSDTDMAVEYHNFAPATSNQPKTDGRPYGPGPRVPMWVISPWSRGGFVNSQVFDHTSTLMFLEKRFGVTEPQISSYRRAICGDLTSCFNFVNPNDAALPTLSGRTTKDSADALAKSQAAASAIQAQSVTASSPLPAQATGTRPSRALPYELHTTAHVNANASTVALEFANGSTNNAGAVFHVYDRNHLELVPRRFVVEAGKSLTGTWTVPASDAGRYDLWVLGPNGYHREFAGNLKEVSASANAEIQVCYQPCDTSLVSVKLYNRGNQSCTFTTAALAYLTNGPWVTTVAANSVVEVTWPIADSGNWYDFMVTCSGLNAFKRRFAGRVENGKDLVSDPAMGMAS from the coding sequence ATGACATTCAGTCCATCTAAACGAAGTTTCATCAAGACGTCGCTTGGCACCGCCGCTTCCGCCGCCGTGCTTTCGACGTTCCCGCCTGCTATTCGGCGCGCGCTCGCCATCGACGCGAACAATGTCACCGGCACGATCAGGGACGTTCAGCACGTCGTGTTGCTGATGCTGGAAAACCGCTCGTTCGACAGCTATTTCGGCACTTTCAAGGGCGTGCGCGGTTATGGCGACCGCTTTGCCATTCCCTCGCCGAACGGCGCAAACGTCTTCTATCAGAACTACACGAGTTCCGGCTCGACGAGCACGCTGATTCCCTATCATCTCGACGAGTCGAAAGGCAACGCACTGCGCGCGGGCAGCACACCGCATACGTGGTCCGACTCGCAGGCCGCATGGGACAACGGCCGCATGGCCGCATGGCCGACCGCGAAGAAGCCCTTGTCGATGGGCTATTACGAAACGGTCGAAGTGCCCTTTCATCGCGCGCTCGCGGACGCCTTCACGCTGTGCGATTCGTATCACTGCGGCATGCACACCGGCACGATTGCAAACCGTCTCTTCTACTGGACCGGCACGAACGGTCCCAACGGTTTGAGTCCGTCGACCAACGCGCCGGTCAAGGTGGCCGCATTGAACAACGAGTTCAATGGCGGCAATGACATTGGCTCGTCGTCAACCGGCTGGACCTGGACGACCTATGCGGACCGTCTGCAAAACGCGGGCGTGAGCTGGAAGGTGTATCAAAGCCTCATCGACAATTTCGGCTGCAACGAGATGATGAGCTTTCGCCACTGGCGCACCGCAATCGAGCAGATGCCCGCCGCACGGCGACCGGTGTACGTGGCGAACACGGACATCACGCAACCCGTGACGGCGGCGGGCGCGTTCTACGATTCATCGATCGACGACGCCCTGAGTCCGCTCGCGAAAGGCTTCGGAAACACCATGCCACAGGGCTTTCTCGAAACGTTTCGCGACGACATCCAGAAGGGCACGCTGCCTGCCGTATCGTGGATCATCCCGCCGTCCGTATATAGCGAGCATCCCGGTCCGTCGAGTCCCACGCAAGGCGGCTGGTACGTGCAGGAAGTGCTCGATGCGCTGACCGCGAACCCGGATGTGTGGAGCAAGACCGTGCTGCTCGTCAATTACGACGAGAACGATGGCTTCTTCGATCACCTTCCGCCGCCGAGCGCGCCGTCGCACGCAAGCGATGGCACGCTTGCGGGTGCGAGCACCTTGTCCGACACCGACATGGCGGTGGAATATCACAACTTCGCGCCGGCAACGAGCAATCAGCCGAAGACCGACGGACGACCTTACGGCCCCGGCCCGCGCGTGCCGATGTGGGTGATTTCGCCGTGGAGCCGTGGCGGCTTTGTGAACTCGCAGGTCTTCGATCACACCTCGACGCTCATGTTCCTCGAAAAGCGCTTCGGCGTGACCGAACCGCAGATCAGCAGCTATCGGCGTGCGATTTGCGGCGACCTAACCTCGTGCTTCAACTTCGTCAATCCGAACGATGCCGCGCTGCCGACGCTCTCCGGGCGCACGACGAAGGACTCGGCCGATGCGCTCGCCAAGTCGCAGGCGGCGGCATCCGCGATCCAGGCGCAGTCCGTGACGGCGAGTTCGCCGTTGCCCGCGCAGGCTACCGGTACACGTCCGTCGCGCGCCTTGCCTTACGAGCTGCACACGACCGCGCATGTGAACGCCAACGCAAGCACGGTCGCGCTCGAATTCGCGAATGGCAGCACGAACAACGCGGGCGCGGTGTTTCATGTGTACGACAGAAACCATCTCGAACTCGTGCCGCGCCGCTTCGTCGTGGAGGCCGGCAAGTCGCTGACGGGAACGTGGACCGTGCCTGCCAGCGATGCGGGGCGATACGATCTGTGGGTGCTTGGACCCAATGGTTACCACCGCGAGTTTGCGGGCAATCTGAAGGAAGTGAGCGCATCCGCGAATGCCGAGATTCAGGTTTGCTATCAGCCGTGCGATACGTCGCTCGTCAGCGTGAAGCTCTACAACCGCGGCAATCAGTCGTGCACGTTCACGACGGCAGCGCTGGCCTATCTCACGAATGGTCCGTGGGTCACGACGGTGGCTGCGAATTCGGTGGTCGAAGTGACCTGGCCAATTGCCGATAGCGGCAACTGGTACGACTTCATGGTCACGTGCAGCGGTCTGAACGCGTTCAAGCGACGCTTCGCGGGACGTGTGGAGAATGGCAAGGACCTCGTTTCCGATCCGGCCATGGGGATGGCTTCTTAA
- a CDS encoding DUF3253 domain-containing protein: protein MPDRGGSGQAGACAPGCVMSVSTRDIENCALDLLGGRAATSSICPSDVARNLVSDEDGWRALMPSVRDVAAQMAREGKVLITQGGVTLDPDAMGQGPIRLRRGPAFPVSA from the coding sequence ATGCCGGATCGCGGCGGAAGCGGGCAAGCCGGCGCCTGCGCGCCCGGTTGCGTGATGAGCGTATCTACGCGGGACATCGAAAATTGCGCGCTGGATTTGCTTGGCGGACGTGCGGCGACTTCTTCCATTTGTCCATCGGATGTGGCACGCAATCTAGTGAGCGACGAAGATGGATGGCGCGCGCTGATGCCTTCGGTCAGGGACGTAGCCGCGCAAATGGCGCGTGAAGGCAAAGTGCTGATCACACAAGGGGGCGTTACGCTGGACCCCGATGCAATGGGTCAAGGGCCCATTCGCTTGCGGCGCGGGCCGGCTTTTCCGGTATCGGCATAA
- a CDS encoding shikimate dehydrogenase: MSYQAAQRPTFYFIGVTTAQSSIMRVFPAWARHLGLGNVEMKGIDFEPHSSANAYREAVEFLRDDPLSVGALVTTHKIDLYAACRDLFDEIDPHALMMSETSCLSKRNGKFVCHAKDPITSGFALDGFLPQQHFATTGAEAFSMGAGGSTIAMTWHLMQPGRGANRPSKVIVSDRSAARLEEIERIHREVGAGVACEYVLVQDAKDNDAVLARMSPGALVINATGLGKDAPGSPLSDAAVFPERAVVWELNYRGDLVFLEQARAQALQKQLQIEDGWTYFIYGWTRVMAEVFHVEIPSRGPAFDELCRIAAEAGKPAPARPVA, encoded by the coding sequence ATGAGTTACCAAGCCGCGCAACGGCCGACGTTTTACTTCATCGGCGTGACGACCGCGCAAAGTTCGATCATGCGCGTGTTTCCCGCATGGGCAAGACATCTCGGGCTCGGCAATGTCGAGATGAAGGGTATCGATTTCGAGCCGCATTCGTCGGCGAATGCGTATCGCGAAGCCGTCGAGTTCTTGCGTGACGATCCCTTGTCGGTTGGCGCGCTCGTCACCACGCACAAGATCGACTTGTACGCTGCATGCCGCGATCTCTTCGATGAGATCGATCCTCACGCGCTCATGATGAGCGAAACGAGTTGCCTCTCCAAGCGCAATGGCAAGTTCGTCTGTCACGCCAAGGACCCGATCACTTCCGGCTTCGCGCTCGATGGCTTCCTGCCCCAACAGCATTTCGCAACGACGGGCGCGGAAGCGTTCTCGATGGGCGCGGGCGGCTCGACCATTGCGATGACATGGCATCTGATGCAACCAGGCCGTGGCGCGAATCGGCCGTCGAAGGTGATCGTATCGGACCGTTCCGCGGCGCGGCTCGAGGAGATCGAGCGGATTCATCGAGAGGTCGGCGCTGGCGTTGCATGCGAGTACGTGCTCGTGCAGGACGCAAAGGACAATGACGCGGTGCTCGCGCGAATGTCGCCGGGCGCGTTGGTGATCAATGCGACGGGACTTGGCAAGGACGCGCCAGGTTCGCCGCTCAGCGACGCAGCCGTGTTCCCGGAACGCGCCGTGGTTTGGGAGCTGAATTACCGCGGCGATCTGGTCTTTCTCGAACAGGCGCGTGCGCAGGCGCTTCAAAAGCAATTGCAGATAGAAGACGGGTGGACTTACTTCATCTACGGCTGGACACGCGTGATGGCCGAAGTGTTCCATGTCGAGATTCCGTCGCGTGGACCTGCGTTCGATGAGCTATGCCGGATCGCGGCGGAAGCGGGCAAGCCGGCGCCTGCGCGCCCGGTTGCGTGA
- a CDS encoding glucose-6-phosphate isomerase has translation MQWPEPRSFDVNLNTGLMEGTGTRYQKRLDDLAGLYADAAAFDALASARGKDVVYDVTDHRPSDQPGDLITGVTRMSPGKVGREYFMTRGHIHANIDRPELYFGLKGDGLMSMESPDGETRIVEIHAHTVCYVPPRWIHRSVNTGAEDFVMLFCYPADSGQDYAIIEQAGGMRLRIVDDGQGGWRSEANPAYRERSQADVEALIARGTRAEGAAR, from the coding sequence ATGCAATGGCCTGAACCGCGCTCATTCGATGTGAACCTGAATACCGGGCTGATGGAAGGCACGGGCACGCGCTACCAGAAGCGCCTCGACGATCTCGCCGGCTTGTACGCCGATGCAGCCGCCTTCGACGCGCTGGCTTCCGCTCGCGGCAAGGATGTCGTGTACGACGTGACCGATCATCGCCCAAGCGATCAGCCGGGCGACCTCATCACCGGCGTCACGCGCATGTCGCCAGGGAAGGTCGGCCGCGAATACTTCATGACGCGCGGGCATATTCACGCGAACATCGACCGGCCGGAGTTGTATTTTGGTCTGAAGGGCGACGGGCTCATGTCGATGGAGTCGCCGGACGGAGAGACACGCATCGTCGAAATACACGCGCATACCGTGTGCTACGTGCCGCCGCGCTGGATTCATCGTTCCGTCAACACGGGCGCGGAAGACTTCGTGATGCTGTTCTGCTATCCGGCGGATTCGGGGCAGGACTACGCGATCATCGAACAAGCGGGCGGCATGCGCTTGCGTATCGTCGATGACGGTCAGGGCGGCTGGCGCAGCGAAGCGAATCCTGCGTATCGCGAGCGTTCGCAAGCCGACGTGGAAGCGCTGATCGCGCGCGGCACGCGTGCCGAAGGAGCGGCGCGATGA
- a CDS encoding AraC family transcriptional regulator, whose translation MKPAYEHVEFGDECSVRVYHRRLPRIPFEWHHHPEYELTLTLNSHGKRYIGDSIEGYSDADLVLVPPNLPHTWASNRSIDSSVPQVAIVIWFSGEWARRLADVCPEYTPLRDLLRRAACGLAFGEEVGAAMRTQLDKLLCNAPRERLAAALNVLCSLAEAPGRPLASPAAFSERTDGPSGHEPERINRVLSMIDSRFAEPLRLSELCEAANVSERSLARYFEQHMGESVGRYIARVRIGHACRMLAHTSAPVSVVAARSGFPNVANFNRQFKAMKDLTPVAYRRQFAAGDVAEAHAGPRITERSPSLQRNPRLPKSIA comes from the coding sequence ATGAAACCCGCATACGAACACGTCGAATTCGGTGATGAATGTTCGGTGAGGGTTTACCACCGGCGTCTGCCGCGCATTCCTTTCGAATGGCACCATCATCCCGAATACGAGTTGACGCTCACGCTCAACAGCCACGGCAAGCGTTATATCGGCGATTCGATCGAGGGTTATTCCGACGCGGATCTGGTGCTCGTGCCACCGAATCTCCCGCATACGTGGGCGTCGAACCGTTCGATCGATTCGAGCGTGCCTCAGGTCGCCATCGTGATCTGGTTCAGTGGCGAATGGGCGCGGCGGCTCGCGGATGTCTGCCCCGAATACACACCCTTGCGCGACCTCTTGCGCCGAGCAGCGTGCGGACTGGCGTTCGGTGAGGAAGTCGGCGCCGCGATGCGCACGCAACTCGACAAGCTGCTTTGCAACGCGCCTCGCGAACGCCTGGCCGCCGCGCTGAACGTGCTTTGTTCGCTGGCGGAAGCGCCTGGTCGACCGCTTGCATCGCCTGCTGCGTTCAGTGAGCGTACGGACGGTCCTTCGGGTCACGAACCGGAACGCATCAACCGCGTACTCTCGATGATCGACTCGCGCTTTGCCGAACCGCTGCGTCTTTCCGAGCTTTGCGAGGCGGCCAACGTGTCGGAACGTTCGCTTGCGCGCTACTTCGAGCAGCACATGGGCGAGAGCGTCGGACGATACATCGCGCGGGTCAGAATCGGACATGCCTGCCGCATGCTCGCGCATACGTCCGCGCCGGTGTCCGTCGTCGCGGCGCGCTCCGGGTTTCCGAATGTCGCCAACTTCAACCGGCAATTCAAGGCGATGAAGGACCTCACGCCCGTCGCTTATCGAAGACAATTCGCAGCCGGTGATGTTGCCGAGGCGCACGCCGGGCCGCGTATCACCGAGCGCTCGCCTTCGTTGCAGCGCAATCCGCGCTTGCCGAAGTCGATTGCGTGA
- a CDS encoding DUF1479 domain-containing protein, translating to MALEIDDLPATIRQAKRALRKRLPNYREVFAEVEEAIRAEASEIAERRNRGENVIPEVQFSEIAQQRVSAEQIALIKSRGACVIRNVFEASIVEQWDRDIAEYVERNDLDTRLQNRAEDKYFGQLASSKPQIYGVYWSKPQVLARQAPSLTAARLFLNRLWRVESEGRVHFDPERVPVYADRMRRRPPGSESLGLSAHCDGGSVERWIEANFRKVYRHVFDGNWRQYDPFDAAFRPDVEEIASPAVCSMFRTFQGWTALTPQGPGDGTLQLVPIANSMAYILLRALQDDVADDDLCGAMPGRALSIKPEFHAPLFEALSSIPHMQAGDTVFWHSDVIHAVEDAHRGAGYSNVMYIASAPACAKNDEYLKRQLPAFLEGRSPPDFPADHFEVDFVGRATMQDLTPLGKAQLGFDL from the coding sequence ATGGCACTTGAAATCGACGATTTGCCGGCAACCATCCGGCAAGCCAAACGAGCGCTTCGCAAGCGGCTGCCGAACTATCGCGAAGTCTTCGCCGAAGTGGAAGAAGCAATCCGCGCCGAGGCCAGCGAGATTGCCGAGCGACGTAATCGCGGCGAGAACGTCATTCCTGAAGTCCAGTTCTCCGAGATCGCGCAGCAGCGCGTGAGCGCGGAGCAGATCGCACTCATCAAGTCGCGTGGTGCGTGCGTGATCCGCAATGTGTTCGAAGCATCGATCGTCGAACAATGGGACCGCGATATCGCGGAGTATGTCGAGCGCAACGACCTCGATACGCGACTGCAGAACCGCGCCGAGGACAAATACTTCGGCCAGCTCGCCTCGAGCAAGCCGCAGATTTACGGCGTGTACTGGTCGAAGCCGCAGGTGCTGGCACGGCAGGCGCCTTCCTTGACTGCGGCGCGCTTGTTCCTCAACCGCTTGTGGCGCGTCGAGAGCGAAGGCCGCGTTCATTTCGATCCCGAGCGCGTGCCGGTGTATGCCGACCGCATGCGCCGACGTCCGCCCGGCTCCGAGTCGTTGGGTCTGTCCGCGCATTGCGACGGCGGCTCGGTCGAACGATGGATCGAAGCAAATTTCCGCAAGGTGTACCGGCATGTGTTCGACGGCAACTGGCGTCAATATGACCCATTCGACGCCGCGTTCCGGCCGGATGTCGAGGAGATCGCGTCGCCCGCGGTGTGCTCCATGTTCCGCACGTTTCAAGGATGGACCGCGCTCACGCCGCAAGGTCCGGGCGACGGCACGTTGCAGCTCGTGCCGATTGCGAACTCGATGGCGTATATCCTGTTGCGCGCCCTTCAGGACGATGTCGCCGACGACGACCTGTGCGGCGCCATGCCCGGCCGCGCGCTTTCCATCAAGCCCGAATTTCATGCACCGCTTTTCGAAGCGTTGTCTTCGATCCCGCACATGCAGGCGGGCGACACCGTCTTCTGGCACAGCGACGTGATCCACGCCGTGGAAGACGCGCATCGCGGCGCGGGCTACAGCAACGTGATGTATATCGCTTCGGCGCCTGCGTGCGCCAAGAACGACGAATATCTCAAGCGCCAATTGCCCGCTTTCCTCGAAGGCAGAAGCCCGCCCGACTTTCCCGCCGATCACTTCGAGGTCGACTTCGTCGGACGCGCCACGATGCAAGACCTGACGCCGCTCGGCAAAGCGCAACTCGGGTTCGATCTTTAA